The proteins below come from a single Candidatus Eisenbacteria bacterium genomic window:
- a CDS encoding peptidylprolyl isomerase, producing the protein MKEIDTQCMNAKIDTKNPSWRTSLPKPTPVKFDPARQYFMRMVTNKGTVLIQFMPDVAPMHVTNFMYLTQLGFFDGLKFHRVIPGFMAQGGDPLGSGMGGPGYQFDGEFSPGAKHDRGGLLSMANAGPGTDGSQFFLTFVATPWLDGRHSIFGSVVEGMDVLKALEAVGSSSGKTSEVVMLEKATIEVK; encoded by the coding sequence ATGAAGGAAATCGACACCCAGTGCATGAACGCCAAGATCGATACCAAGAACCCGTCGTGGCGCACCTCGCTGCCGAAGCCGACGCCGGTCAAGTTCGACCCCGCGCGCCAGTACTTCATGCGCATGGTGACGAACAAGGGAACAGTGTTGATCCAGTTCATGCCGGACGTCGCTCCGATGCACGTCACGAACTTCATGTACCTGACGCAGCTGGGGTTCTTCGACGGCCTCAAGTTCCATCGCGTGATCCCGGGCTTCATGGCGCAGGGCGGCGATCCGCTCGGCAGCGGCATGGGCGGCCCCGGCTACCAGTTCGACGGCGAGTTCAGCCCCGGCGCCAAGCACGATCGCGGCGGCCTGCTCTCGATGGCGAACGCCGGCCCCGGCACCGACGGCAGCCAGTTCTTCCTGACCTTCGTCGCGACTCCGTGGCTCGACGGCAGGCACTCGATCTTCGGCTCGGTCGTCGAAGGCATGGACGTCCTGAAGGCGCTCGAAGCGGTCGGCTCGTCGAGCGGCAAGACCAGTGAAGTCGTGATGCTCGAGAAGGCCACGATCGAAGTGAAGTAA
- a CDS encoding class I SAM-dependent methyltransferase, which produces MRPDRHVLYEAAVQGVEYDLDFLERVYRRHHRGTFRDLREDFCGTAQLAGAWVLRRPANRAWGVDLDAATLAWARMHRVPRLRRSAERLTLVCGDVRRVRRPAVDVVVALNFSYWVFKQRAELVRYFTCVRRSLKPGGMLVANAFGGTGALQKLTERTRVPTSTSIAGDLVPGFTYVWEHRSFNPIDHDIQCAIHFELRDGRRIRNAFRYDWRLWTLPELRDAIAEAGFRASEVYVEGWNAKHDRPDDTYRLKRRFENQEGWLAHVIGIA; this is translated from the coding sequence GTGCGTCCGGATCGCCATGTCCTCTATGAGGCTGCCGTGCAGGGGGTCGAATACGACCTCGATTTTCTCGAGCGGGTGTATCGGCGTCACCACCGCGGCACCTTTCGGGACCTGCGCGAGGATTTCTGCGGCACCGCTCAGCTGGCGGGCGCGTGGGTGCTGCGGCGTCCGGCGAATCGCGCCTGGGGCGTGGACCTCGATGCCGCCACGCTGGCATGGGCGCGCATGCATCGAGTGCCGCGACTGCGCCGCTCGGCCGAGCGGCTGACACTGGTGTGCGGGGACGTGCGTCGCGTGCGGCGTCCCGCGGTCGACGTGGTGGTGGCGCTGAATTTCTCCTACTGGGTGTTCAAGCAGCGCGCCGAACTGGTGCGGTACTTCACCTGCGTGCGGCGTTCGCTCAAGCCCGGCGGCATGCTGGTGGCGAACGCGTTCGGCGGCACCGGAGCGCTGCAGAAGCTCACCGAGCGCACCCGCGTACCGACCTCGACCAGCATCGCCGGGGATCTGGTCCCGGGCTTCACCTACGTGTGGGAGCACCGCAGCTTCAATCCGATCGACCACGACATCCAGTGCGCCATCCACTTCGAGCTGCGCGACGGCCGGCGGATCCGCAACGCTTTCCGCTACGACTGGCGGCTGTGGACGCTGCCGGAGCTGCGCGACGCCATCGCCGAGGCCGGCTTTCGCGCCAGCGAGGTGTACGTCGAGGGCTGGAACGCGAAGCACGATCGCCCCGACGACACCTACCGGCTGAAGCGGCGGTTCGAGAACCAGGAAGGCTGGCTCGCCCACGTGATCGGAATCGCGTAG
- a CDS encoding outer membrane beta-barrel protein, which produces MSRFDPRFAAHVLGVLALALFALPGIAMAQRGMSELSGLGGMPSTRPIVFGIGGGIAMPLNEAGDALDRGFNGNAYVRFQPAMLPFGFGVNVSFSKFDLSDAEVTSGVPSPGASPIGTSQMLAGLADLKFDLIKGPVRPYVLLGLGAYNLSTDLEGASTESVSETRFGVNGGAGLSIQIGPMRLWGQGRVDNMYTEEGGLVDTKSIQVVPVTFGLEF; this is translated from the coding sequence ATGTCGCGGTTCGACCCTCGTTTCGCCGCCCACGTTCTCGGCGTCCTCGCTCTGGCCCTGTTCGCACTCCCCGGCATCGCGATGGCCCAGCGCGGGATGTCCGAACTGTCCGGGCTCGGAGGCATGCCGTCCACGCGCCCGATCGTGTTCGGCATCGGTGGCGGCATTGCGATGCCCTTGAACGAGGCGGGCGACGCGCTCGATCGCGGCTTCAACGGCAATGCCTACGTGCGATTCCAGCCCGCGATGCTGCCGTTCGGCTTCGGCGTGAACGTCTCATTCTCCAAGTTCGACCTGTCGGATGCCGAGGTCACGAGCGGAGTACCGAGTCCCGGCGCGAGCCCGATCGGCACCAGCCAGATGCTCGCGGGTCTCGCCGATCTCAAGTTCGACCTCATCAAAGGCCCGGTTCGCCCCTACGTCCTGCTGGGGCTCGGCGCCTACAACCTGAGCACCGACCTCGAGGGTGCGAGCACCGAGTCGGTGTCGGAGACCCGCTTCGGCGTGAACGGCGGTGCCGGGCTCTCGATCCAGATCGGGCCGATGCGCCTGTGGGGCCAGGGCCGCGTCGACAACATGTACACGGAAGAGGGCGGCCTGGTGGATACCAAGTCGATTCAGGTCGTCCCGGTCACGTTCGGGTTGGAGTTCTAA
- a CDS encoding M48 family metalloprotease: MPGMPPFVVWLVVAAGLALWNHRFALAVERRVGAVPFFATAQRAGWISGLAFMSWLMITIPGVMRMLMQRGIPDSHAPSLGLLAVVAPPVVFVALNGLLVQAVARRARMTAWSAREALEDAITLVVGALCPTALIGLAIEATRAYRLRAALLLAVTAIAVTLVLALRRHRLHGLLPHAVMSGELRDRVFALAALAGVKLQQLHVVPLRSFRIANAFAVQGDRVMLTDVLLGALSREEVDAVLAHEMAHLKRRDPDRLQRVMVIGITALVMAPMLLRDLVPGWVWIAAPIGGFFALLAHHRAMEYATDAEAVKLGADPRALILGLVRLGQLAQMPVRWSRWLELALTHPSTERRAMRLVASYRLDAGAMRAALDAPPPLGPCYEMPAVLDERRAFGPAFKRGLMQRISLGLLLAPPLAATTVVAVAGWLDPVARPIGFVAATIAAWLAFQWVAHAIVPRSLARLGDPAERRVGLSPSHTYRLFDELSIWDLGCVRLEQDRLVYRGEETSFALTREHVREVWFERGPGWIPTGVLRVRWEGSEGAGGIFGLDPIAGVGGRLGGRAARALLAEIEAWRGGSTDVVPPPADATSNTAASAHAAPLGDPPRFAVTSQPLRAALEPRRLAMTWLLLLIAAVSLAALIGLTPLPTRPGWLDLIAALTLAYALHVAPLAAWRETAAPEAPASDAARRAA, from the coding sequence ATGCCTGGCATGCCGCCGTTCGTCGTCTGGCTCGTCGTTGCGGCGGGTCTCGCGCTCTGGAATCACCGCTTCGCGCTCGCCGTGGAACGGCGCGTCGGCGCGGTGCCGTTCTTCGCAACCGCGCAGCGGGCCGGGTGGATCTCGGGCCTCGCGTTCATGAGCTGGCTCATGATCACGATTCCGGGCGTGATGCGCATGCTCATGCAGCGCGGTATTCCGGACTCGCACGCTCCGTCGCTGGGGCTGCTCGCGGTGGTGGCGCCGCCGGTCGTGTTCGTGGCGCTCAACGGACTGCTGGTGCAGGCCGTCGCGCGCCGGGCGCGCATGACGGCCTGGAGTGCTCGCGAGGCGCTCGAGGATGCGATCACGCTGGTGGTCGGCGCGCTGTGCCCGACCGCGCTGATCGGTCTCGCGATCGAAGCCACGCGCGCCTACCGACTGCGCGCGGCACTGCTGCTCGCGGTGACCGCGATCGCGGTCACGCTGGTGCTGGCGTTGCGGCGCCATCGACTGCACGGCCTTCTGCCGCATGCCGTGATGAGCGGAGAGCTGCGCGATCGGGTGTTCGCGCTCGCCGCGCTCGCCGGGGTCAAATTGCAGCAGCTCCACGTGGTGCCGTTGCGCAGCTTTCGGATCGCCAATGCGTTCGCGGTGCAGGGCGATCGCGTGATGCTCACGGACGTGCTGCTCGGCGCGCTGTCACGCGAAGAGGTCGACGCCGTACTGGCGCACGAGATGGCGCACTTGAAGCGCCGCGACCCCGACCGTCTGCAGCGCGTGATGGTGATCGGGATCACGGCGCTGGTGATGGCGCCGATGCTGTTGCGCGACCTGGTGCCCGGGTGGGTGTGGATCGCTGCTCCGATCGGGGGCTTCTTCGCGCTCCTCGCGCACCATCGGGCGATGGAGTACGCGACCGACGCCGAAGCGGTGAAGCTCGGTGCCGATCCGCGCGCGCTGATCCTCGGCCTGGTGCGCCTCGGACAGCTGGCGCAGATGCCGGTGCGATGGTCCCGGTGGCTCGAGCTCGCGCTCACGCACCCTTCGACCGAGCGGCGGGCGATGCGACTCGTCGCGAGCTATCGCCTCGACGCCGGCGCCATGCGCGCGGCTCTCGATGCGCCTCCGCCGCTCGGGCCCTGCTACGAGATGCCTGCGGTGCTCGACGAGAGACGCGCGTTCGGCCCCGCGTTCAAGCGCGGCCTCATGCAGCGCATCTCGCTCGGTCTGCTGCTGGCGCCGCCGCTCGCGGCCACCACCGTGGTCGCGGTTGCGGGGTGGCTCGATCCGGTCGCGCGCCCGATCGGCTTCGTTGCCGCCACGATTGCGGCGTGGCTGGCGTTTCAGTGGGTGGCGCACGCGATCGTGCCGCGCTCGCTCGCGCGACTCGGGGACCCGGCCGAGCGGCGCGTCGGGCTGAGCCCGTCGCACACCTATCGACTGTTCGACGAACTCTCGATCTGGGACCTCGGCTGCGTGCGGCTGGAGCAGGACCGACTGGTCTACCGCGGCGAGGAGACTTCGTTCGCGCTCACTCGCGAACACGTTCGGGAGGTGTGGTTCGAGCGCGGGCCGGGCTGGATTCCGACCGGAGTGCTGCGCGTGCGGTGGGAAGGGTCGGAGGGTGCCGGCGGCATCTTCGGGCTCGATCCGATCGCGGGCGTGGGCGGGCGCCTGGGTGGGCGCGCCGCACGCGCGCTGCTCGCGGAAATCGAAGCGTGGCGCGGGGGCAGCACGGACGTGGTGCCCCCGCCCGCGGATGCGACATCGAACACCGCAGCGTCCGCGCACGCCGCCCCGCTCGGCGACCCGCCACGCTTCGCGGTCACGAGCCAGCCGCTGCGTGCAGCGCTCGAGCCGCGTCGGCTCGCCATGACCTGGCTGCTGCTTCTGATCGCCGCGGTGTCGCTCGCCGCCCTGATCGGACTCACGCCGCTACCCACGCGACCGGGCTGGCTGGACCTCATCGCGGCATTGACGCTCGCGTATGCACTGCATGTCGCGCCGCTCGCTGCCTGGCGTGAAACGGCTGCTCCCGAGGCGCCGGCTTCGGACGCCGCGCGCCGCGCCGCTTGA
- a CDS encoding DUF4037 domain-containing protein, translated as MSTSFTPHAPTLERMQRWRDDPDVIGIVQVGSRTRGLGDATSDDDLEVLLSPDAFARLEPAACHEFVVEGEGAARRVIYDAQLTCLAEYRRKLESSHDLDHWPYERAVVHHDTSGEIAGAVQALAAMPESFRRARIRHAAIDAWASLHRAQKTRARGLEASARLVLDRAVRALSRIAFALEDRWVPLEHWWESELGSLADPHGLAPRLMRGVTESDSKPLFEALEALAAPLEHWGVPPDLLGRRALFLTLIHVSNVDERARHATP; from the coding sequence ATGAGCACTTCCTTCACGCCCCACGCACCGACACTCGAACGCATGCAGCGCTGGCGCGACGATCCCGACGTGATCGGGATCGTTCAGGTCGGCTCGCGCACGCGGGGGCTCGGCGATGCGACCAGCGACGACGATCTCGAAGTCCTGTTGTCGCCCGACGCCTTCGCGCGCCTCGAGCCCGCCGCGTGTCACGAGTTCGTGGTCGAGGGCGAGGGCGCGGCACGGCGCGTGATCTACGACGCGCAACTCACCTGCCTCGCCGAATACCGTCGCAAGCTCGAGTCTTCGCACGACCTCGACCACTGGCCCTACGAACGCGCAGTGGTTCACCACGACACGAGCGGCGAGATCGCAGGCGCCGTTCAGGCGCTCGCCGCGATGCCCGAGTCGTTCCGGCGCGCCCGCATCCGGCACGCGGCGATCGACGCGTGGGCGTCACTGCACCGCGCGCAGAAGACGCGCGCGCGCGGCCTCGAAGCTTCGGCGCGGCTGGTGCTCGACCGGGCAGTGCGTGCGCTGAGCCGCATCGCGTTCGCGCTCGAGGATCGATGGGTGCCGCTCGAGCATTGGTGGGAATCGGAGCTGGGTAGCCTCGCCGACCCGCACGGCCTCGCGCCGCGGTTGATGCGCGGCGTGACGGAATCCGACTCGAAGCCGCTGTTCGAGGCACTCGAAGCGCTCGCCGCGCCGCTCGAGCACTGGGGAGTTCCGCCCGATCTGCTCGGCCGCCGCGCGCTGTTCCTGACGCTCATTCACGTCTCGAACGTGGATGAGCGCGCGCGGCACGCGACGCCCTAG
- a CDS encoding divalent-cation tolerance protein CutA, translated as MTDALIVFTSFANEDDAARVVRVLVEERLAACGNLLPGARSIYRWKGAVADEREVVVLLKTRKQDWPALMSRLHELHPYEIPECIAVRMAAGAPRYMAWLDEALEMAPPDETR; from the coding sequence GTGACGGATGCCCTGATCGTATTCACGAGCTTCGCGAACGAAGACGACGCCGCGCGCGTGGTGCGCGTGCTGGTCGAGGAGCGGCTCGCGGCGTGCGGCAACCTGCTGCCGGGTGCGCGTTCGATCTATCGCTGGAAGGGCGCGGTCGCCGACGAGCGCGAGGTGGTGGTGCTGCTCAAGACCCGCAAGCAGGACTGGCCGGCGCTGATGTCGCGCCTGCACGAGCTGCACCCGTACGAGATTCCGGAGTGCATCGCCGTGCGCATGGCGGCGGGGGCGCCGCGCTACATGGCGTGGCTCGACGAGGCGCTCGAGATGGCGCCACCCGACGAGACGCGATGA